Proteins encoded by one window of Anaerosalibacter sp. Marseille-P3206:
- the alr gene encoding alanine racemase: MSNLNEPKFVWAEINLDNLAHNIKEVRRVVDKDTLIAAVVKANAYGHGSIEAAKVFLKNGADRLAVSTISEAIELRRAGINVPILILGYTPDCYHSKVVENNIIETIYTVESAKSLSLVASKSNKVATIHIKIDSGMCRLGFKAEEKSLKLIEEISKLPNLKIEGIFTHFAKADEVDKSFTNTQFERFKWVIDNLKERGIDIPIVHVSNSAAIIDLKEYNLDMVRSGIMMYGLYPSNEVNKKGVDLKPAMTLKVRISNVKEVPSGTGISYGQTFITTRKSKIATIPIGYADGYSRLLTSKAEVAVKGKRVPVVGKICMDQCMIDVTDVEDVQIGDEVILFGDGTNSSPHINEIAEALGTVNYEIICLVGRRVPRLYIENGKPVKIIDYLLD; this comes from the coding sequence ATGAGTAATTTAAATGAACCAAAATTTGTTTGGGCTGAAATCAATTTAGACAACTTAGCGCATAATATTAAAGAAGTAAGACGAGTTGTAGATAAAGACACATTGATAGCGGCAGTAGTTAAGGCGAATGCATATGGGCATGGTTCTATTGAAGCTGCAAAGGTATTTTTAAAAAATGGAGCTGATAGATTAGCTGTTTCTACTATATCAGAAGCTATAGAATTGAGAAGAGCTGGAATCAATGTACCTATACTTATACTTGGTTATACACCTGATTGCTATCATAGCAAAGTTGTAGAAAATAATATTATAGAAACTATTTATACTGTTGAATCTGCTAAGTCTTTATCTTTAGTTGCAAGTAAATCTAATAAAGTTGCTACAATCCATATAAAAATTGATTCAGGCATGTGTAGACTAGGATTTAAAGCTGAAGAAAAGTCTTTGAAATTAATTGAAGAAATATCAAAACTACCTAATTTAAAAATAGAAGGAATATTTACCCATTTTGCCAAAGCAGATGAAGTAGATAAGTCTTTTACAAATACACAATTTGAGAGGTTTAAATGGGTAATTGATAATTTAAAAGAGAGAGGAATAGATATTCCTATTGTCCATGTTTCTAATAGTGCTGCAATTATTGATCTAAAAGAATATAATTTGGACATGGTAAGAAGTGGTATAATGATGTATGGTCTTTATCCATCCAATGAAGTAAACAAAAAAGGGGTAGATTTAAAACCAGCTATGACCTTAAAGGTTAGGATTTCAAATGTAAAGGAAGTACCTAGTGGAACCGGGATTAGCTATGGCCAAACATTTATTACTACAAGAAAAAGCAAAATTGCCACTATACCAATAGGATATGCTGATGGATATTCAAGACTATTGACTTCAAAAGCTGAAGTAGCTGTGAAAGGTAAAAGAGTCCCAGTAGTAGGAAAGATATGTATGGATCAGTGTATGATAGATGTAACTGATGTGGAAGATGTGCAAATAGGTGATGAAGTAATATTATTTGGTGATGGAACTAATTCTTCACCTCATATAAACGAAATAGCAGAAGCATTAGGTACTGTTAACTACGAAATAATATGTTTAGTAGGAAGAAGAGTACCTAGGCTGTATATAGAAAATGGTAAACCTGTTAAAATTATAGATTACTTATTAGATTAA
- a CDS encoding CopG family ribbon-helix-helix protein produces MAETKRIMISLPNSLLEEVDFIVSNEKRNRSEFIREAMKLYIREKRKVQISEEMKNGYKEMSQINSTLAEVGFDQDMRELFVYEAKLTGCEKL; encoded by the coding sequence ATGGCTGAAACGAAAAGGATTATGATTAGTTTACCAAATAGTTTATTAGAAGAAGTTGATTTTATTGTCTCTAATGAAAAAAGGAACAGAAGTGAATTCATAAGGGAGGCTATGAAGCTTTATATAAGAGAAAAGAGAAAGGTTCAGATTTCAGAAGAAATGAAAAATGGATATAAAGAAATGAGTCAAATTAATTCTACTCTAGCAGAAGTTGGATTTGATCAGGACATGAGAGAGTTATTTGTCTACGAAGCAAAACTTACAGGGTGTGAAAAATTGTGA
- a CDS encoding type II toxin-antitoxin system PemK/MazF family toxin, producing the protein MIIKRGDIFYADLSPVIGSEQGGVRPVLVIQNNIGNKYSPTIIIAAITSQINKAKLPTHVEINAPEYGLPKDSVVLLEQIRTIDKKRLRERIGKFSNEMMEKVDECLKISIGLVEL; encoded by the coding sequence GTGATTATTAAAAGAGGAGATATCTTTTATGCTGATTTAAGTCCAGTAATCGGCTCAGAGCAGGGTGGAGTGAGGCCTGTACTTGTTATACAAAACAACATAGGTAATAAGTATAGCCCAACTATAATAATTGCAGCTATTACGTCGCAAATTAATAAGGCTAAACTACCTACCCATGTGGAGATAAATGCTCCTGAGTATGGACTTCCTAAAGATTCAGTTGTTTTATTAGAGCAAATTCGTACTATAGATAAAAAAAGATTAAGAGAAAGAATAGGCAAGTTTAGTAATGAAATGATGGAAAAAGTAGATGAGTGTTTAAAAATAAGTATTGGACTTGTAGAACTATAA